Part of the Fimbriimonadaceae bacterium genome, CGCGTCATGCCAATCGATCCTTTCGCCACACCAGCACATAGACGAAGAACGGGCCGCCGGCTAACGCGGTGATCACCCCGACCGGCACTTCCGACGGCACAAACAACGAACGCGCGATCGTGTCCGCCACCATCAAGAACATCCCGCCGACCAACGCCGAAGCCGGCAACAACAATCGATGGTCGGCTCCGAGCACGAGACGGACGGCGTGGGGCACGATCATGCCGATGAAACCGATCATGCCGCTGAACGACACCACGGCCCCGGTCATCAGGGCCGACACCAGAAAGATGAACCGTTTGACACGCTCCGTGTCGATCCCCAGCGAGCGCGCCGGCTCTTCACCCAAGGCCAGAATATTGAGCACCCGAACCTGTTTGAAGAGCAGCACCAACCCGATCAGCAGATAGCCGGACAAGGCCACCAGCACCGGAAAGGCCGGCGCGGTGAGCGACCCCATCAACCACGCCATCATGCCGAACGACCGATTCGGCTCCATGATGGAGGTGATGAACATGATGAGCGCAGAGAACATCGCATTGAGGATGACCCCGGCCAGGAGCACCGAGTGAATCGGCAGACGCTCGTGGGTCGTCGCCATTCGATAGATCACCGCGAGAGCTACCAGCCCGCCGACAAACCCGCACACCGGTAACAGCGACAGGGCCAGCACCGTCGTTCCGATGCCGAACAACACGGCGACGGCAACGCCCAAAGCCGCCCCGCTGGACACACCCAGCACATAGGGATCGGCGAGCGGATTCCGAAGCAAGGCCTGTAACGCCACGCCGACCGAGGCAAGAC contains:
- a CDS encoding iron ABC transporter permease, translated to MTVLSLVACLLALVCLQLGTQYIGVGRILGLFVSLLFGRSVDEQMVDTAGVILFQVRLPRVALGFLVGSCLASVGVALQALLRNPLADPYVLGVSSGAALGVAVAVLFGIGTTVLALSLLPVCGFVGGLVALAVIYRMATTHERLPIHSVLLAGVILNAMFSALIMFITSIMEPNRSFGMMAWLMGSLTAPAFPVLVALSGYLLIGLVLLFKQVRVLNILALGEEPARSLGIDTERVKRFIFLVSALMTGAVVSFSGMIGFIGMIVPHAVRLVLGADHRLLLPASALVGGMFLMVADTIARSLFVPSEVPVGVITALAGGPFFVYVLVWRKDRLA